A window of the Streptomyces griseochromogenes genome harbors these coding sequences:
- a CDS encoding RICIN domain-containing protein, with product MPVRTHPHPVGMRAPRLWAAALAVVGLCLALVTGVAPGRAHAATATAISVDGNSQGRTFDGVGAISGGGGNTRLLVDYPEPRRSQILDYLFKPGYGASLQILKVEIGGDTNTTDGAESSIEHSPGTINCNNGYEWWLMRQAKQRNPHIKLYGLAWGAPGFLGGHDFWSTTSPSTVDYLMNWLDCAKQHNFTIDYLGGWNERYDRAKSPAWYEALHAALAKHGYATKVVGADNDWAIADDIASDSALSSAVDIVGAHYVCGYRSSQTNCSSTANAQASGKQLWASENGSDDADAGAMAMARGINHGYLDAKLTAYINWPLVASISPNLDYNGVGLVQANQPWSGAYNVGRSTWTMAQTSQFTSPGWKYLDTSSGYLGGNRAGGSYVSYAAPDKSAWSTVFETMDATADQTVSLSVTGGLPGGTLHVWTTDQNAGQPRMVAAPDLSATGGTYQLTLQPKHLYTVTTTTGQAPGTVTGPQRTPQPLPYSDSFAGYPSGAEAKYFAGMNGAFEAAPCGGGRSGQCLRQMTTTPPIQWTNETANQPYTTMGDVNWSDYTVSTDVLLERSGGAADLLGHVGWQKQNNNGLNAYHLTLDTTGTWALQKSDQSWNFTTLSKASGKIAKVHGTDTWHKLSLTFQGSTITAKIDGTQVASVTDTSYGAGQIGLGTVWDTKTHGYYGVQYSNLSVTPGTAPSLKGTYNLVNVNSGMLLDAADEGTSDGTPIIQWPANGGANQKWTLTANADGYYTITNVGSDKTLDVPAETMLPGTQLDLWGANGGTNQQWAVTPSTNGAYTIESRNSGHLVDVSGASTSQNTPVIQWNPNGGSNQQWKLVKAG from the coding sequence GGTGGCGGGGGCAACACCCGCCTGCTCGTCGACTACCCCGAGCCGCGGCGCAGCCAGATCCTCGACTACCTCTTCAAGCCCGGCTACGGCGCATCCCTGCAGATTCTGAAGGTGGAGATCGGCGGCGACACCAACACCACCGACGGCGCCGAGTCCAGCATCGAACACTCGCCCGGCACCATCAACTGCAACAACGGGTACGAGTGGTGGCTGATGCGGCAGGCCAAGCAGCGCAACCCGCACATCAAACTGTACGGTCTCGCCTGGGGCGCTCCGGGCTTCCTCGGCGGCCACGACTTCTGGTCCACCACCTCTCCCTCGACGGTGGACTACCTCATGAACTGGCTCGACTGCGCCAAGCAGCACAACTTCACCATCGACTACCTCGGCGGCTGGAACGAGAGGTACGACCGCGCGAAAAGCCCCGCCTGGTACGAAGCCCTGCACGCCGCCCTCGCGAAGCACGGCTATGCCACGAAGGTGGTCGGCGCCGACAACGACTGGGCGATAGCGGACGACATCGCGTCCGACTCCGCGCTGTCCTCGGCGGTGGACATCGTCGGCGCGCACTACGTCTGCGGCTACCGAAGCAGCCAGACCAACTGCTCCAGCACGGCCAACGCGCAAGCCTCCGGAAAGCAACTGTGGGCGAGCGAGAACGGCTCGGACGACGCCGATGCCGGAGCCATGGCGATGGCCCGTGGCATCAACCACGGCTATCTGGACGCCAAGTTGACCGCCTACATCAACTGGCCGCTCGTCGCCTCGATCTCCCCCAACCTCGACTACAACGGGGTGGGCCTGGTCCAGGCCAACCAGCCCTGGTCCGGCGCCTACAACGTCGGCCGCAGCACCTGGACGATGGCGCAGACCAGCCAGTTCACCTCCCCAGGGTGGAAGTACCTGGACACCTCCAGCGGCTATCTCGGCGGCAACCGGGCGGGCGGCAGCTACGTCAGTTACGCGGCCCCGGACAAGTCCGCCTGGAGCACGGTGTTCGAGACCATGGACGCCACCGCCGACCAGACCGTCTCCCTCTCCGTCACGGGCGGGCTGCCCGGCGGCACCCTGCACGTCTGGACGACCGACCAGAATGCCGGCCAGCCGCGCATGGTGGCCGCGCCGGACCTGTCGGCCACCGGCGGCACCTACCAGCTCACCCTGCAGCCCAAGCACCTCTACACCGTCACCACGACCACCGGGCAGGCACCCGGCACCGTCACGGGCCCGCAGCGCACCCCGCAGCCGCTCCCGTACTCCGACAGCTTCGCCGGCTACCCCTCAGGCGCGGAGGCCAAGTACTTCGCCGGCATGAACGGTGCCTTCGAGGCGGCGCCCTGCGGCGGAGGGCGCAGCGGCCAGTGCCTGCGCCAGATGACCACCACCCCGCCGATCCAGTGGACCAACGAGACCGCGAACCAGCCCTACACCACGATGGGCGACGTCAACTGGTCCGACTACACCGTCTCCACCGACGTACTGCTGGAAAGGTCCGGAGGCGCAGCCGACCTGCTCGGCCACGTCGGCTGGCAGAAACAGAACAACAACGGCCTCAACGCCTACCACCTGACGCTGGACACCACGGGCACATGGGCTCTGCAGAAGAGCGACCAGTCGTGGAACTTCACCACGCTGTCCAAGGCAAGCGGCAAAATCGCCAAGGTCCACGGCACCGACACCTGGCACAAGCTCTCGCTCACCTTCCAGGGCAGCACCATCACCGCGAAGATCGACGGTACCCAGGTCGCCAGCGTCACCGACACCAGCTACGGCGCCGGACAGATCGGACTCGGCACCGTCTGGGACACCAAGACCCACGGATACTACGGCGTCCAGTACTCCAACCTGTCCGTCACCCCTGGTACGGCACCGAGCCTGAAGGGGACGTACAACCTCGTCAACGTCAACAGCGGCATGCTGCTCGACGCTGCCGACGAAGGCACCTCGGACGGAACGCCGATCATCCAGTGGCCGGCCAACGGCGGGGCGAACCAGAAGTGGACGCTGACCGCCAACGCGGACGGCTACTACACCATCACCAACGTCGGCAGCGACAAGACACTGGACGTCCCGGCCGAAACCATGTTGCCCGGCACCCAACTGGACCTGTGGGGAGCCAACGGAGGTACGAACCAACAATGGGCGGTGACACCTTCGACCAACGGGGCCTACACCATCGAATCCCGTAACAGCGGCCACCTGGTCGATGTATCGGGCGCTTCGACCAGCCAGAACACCCCGGTGATCCAGTGGAATCCGAACGGAGGCAGCAACCAGCAGTGGAAGCTGGTGAAGGCCGGATGA
- a CDS encoding phosphotransferase family protein, with translation MNWQTVYAEAQRAGEAAAGYYNRNVGVWTPEGKVNVRIPLAAADVMDVRVWHEEDVLACIRPYVARAPELRHVSGSPRFQVHHFIEGRVLDSFSPRKSAVPAHVIDDVVEVMDQLTRIPQEKTPSLPDDWPESGDSGGFGRLLARLTQQVYDAHREEYGAVFADFGIPDEPLAVVEPLWDGLTSRPFAVLHADLHRKNMIVSSGSTWFLDWELALWGDPMYEIGIHLHKMDYPDDQRAEALRQWRACLPAASTAGPVADLDLYLAHERVKSGIVDTIRYSKQLAAADEPEREFLIGRLARKLNVARAVWGEKPTMTPERVARALAPWAER, from the coding sequence ATGAACTGGCAGACGGTGTACGCAGAGGCCCAAAGAGCGGGCGAGGCCGCGGCCGGGTACTACAACCGGAACGTCGGCGTGTGGACGCCCGAAGGGAAGGTGAACGTCCGCATCCCCCTCGCAGCCGCAGACGTCATGGACGTACGCGTGTGGCACGAGGAGGACGTGCTCGCCTGTATCCGGCCCTATGTCGCGCGGGCACCCGAGCTGCGCCATGTGTCGGGGTCTCCCCGGTTCCAGGTCCACCACTTCATCGAGGGGCGGGTACTGGACAGTTTCTCCCCCCGGAAAAGCGCCGTCCCCGCTCATGTGATCGATGACGTGGTGGAGGTGATGGACCAGCTCACCCGCATCCCGCAGGAGAAGACGCCGTCCCTGCCGGACGACTGGCCGGAATCGGGGGACAGCGGCGGGTTCGGCCGCCTGCTGGCCCGCCTCACCCAGCAGGTCTACGACGCCCACCGGGAGGAGTACGGGGCCGTGTTCGCCGACTTCGGGATCCCGGACGAGCCGCTCGCGGTCGTCGAGCCGCTGTGGGACGGGCTCACCTCCCGCCCGTTCGCGGTACTCCACGCCGACCTGCACCGCAAGAACATGATCGTCTCCAGCGGGTCGACCTGGTTCCTCGACTGGGAGCTGGCGCTGTGGGGCGATCCCATGTACGAGATCGGAATCCACCTCCACAAGATGGATTACCCCGACGACCAGCGCGCCGAGGCCCTCCGGCAGTGGCGTGCGTGCCTGCCGGCGGCGTCCACGGCCGGACCGGTGGCGGACCTGGATCTGTACCTGGCGCACGAGCGCGTCAAGTCGGGGATCGTCGACACGATCCGCTACTCCAAACAGCTCGCGGCGGCCGACGAACCGGAACGGGAGTTCCTCATCGGCCGGCTGGCGCGGAAGCTGAACGTGGCCCGGGCGGTGTGGGGCGAGAAACCGACGATGACTCCGGAGCGGGTCGCTCGGGCACTGGCGCCGTGGGCAGAGAGATAG
- a CDS encoding aminoglycoside phosphotransferase family protein, with translation MGREIVMDAMALYEEARAHENALSGFYHRNVRVEDDSGPLLVRIPGPGAEPMDLTLWPEPEVLRAIRPFVSRAPRLVHAGVSPDFQIHEFIAGRRVDEIAQDGKPLPDVVLDGVEQFFGEVLRVPTAALAAVPPGWPDDGDTPGFARCLLDFARHLRDRADASVDALYQALGVPADPCGPLLERAGRELARRPFRLLHGDIHRKNMILSGRAGLVVLDWELALWGDPLYDLADHLHKTAYTAADRQRTVAGWERAAPADCRAGAPAGLGFYLAYEEMKSALVDTVRWGRRIVEAPAGRERQALAAELRTKLLAARPHWDAGPLPEAAEIEDTTLRLLG, from the coding sequence GTGGGCAGAGAGATAGTCATGGACGCCATGGCGCTGTACGAAGAGGCACGCGCGCACGAGAACGCGCTCTCCGGCTTCTACCACCGCAACGTACGGGTGGAGGACGACTCCGGGCCCTTACTGGTGCGGATCCCGGGCCCCGGCGCCGAGCCGATGGACCTCACCCTCTGGCCGGAGCCCGAAGTGCTCCGGGCCATCCGCCCGTTCGTGTCCCGGGCACCACGACTCGTCCACGCAGGAGTCAGCCCGGACTTCCAGATCCACGAGTTCATCGCCGGACGCCGGGTCGACGAGATCGCGCAGGACGGCAAGCCGTTGCCGGACGTCGTCCTCGACGGTGTGGAACAGTTCTTCGGCGAGGTCCTGCGGGTGCCGACCGCCGCTCTTGCCGCCGTGCCGCCCGGCTGGCCGGACGACGGGGACACACCCGGCTTCGCGCGGTGCCTCCTCGACTTCGCACGCCATCTGCGGGACCGGGCGGACGCTTCGGTGGACGCCCTGTACCAGGCGCTGGGCGTGCCCGCGGACCCCTGTGGCCCGCTCTTGGAGCGGGCGGGCCGGGAGCTCGCACGGCGGCCGTTCCGCCTGCTGCACGGCGACATCCATCGCAAGAACATGATCCTTTCCGGTCGGGCCGGACTGGTCGTTCTGGACTGGGAACTCGCCCTGTGGGGGGATCCCCTCTACGACCTGGCGGATCATCTGCACAAGACCGCGTACACGGCGGCGGACCGCCAACGGACCGTCGCGGGCTGGGAGCGGGCGGCCCCCGCCGACTGTCGTGCGGGCGCGCCGGCCGGCCTCGGCTTCTACCTCGCCTACGAGGAGATGAAATCGGCCCTGGTGGACACCGTCCGCTGGGGCCGTCGCATCGTGGAAGCCCCAGCGGGCCGCGAGCGCCAGGCGCTGGCCGCGGAACTCCGGACGAAGCTCCTCGCGGCGCGCCCGCACTGGGACGCCGGGCCTCTGCCCGAGGCGGCGGAGATCGAGGACACCACGCTGCGCCTGCTGGGGTGA
- the fusA gene encoding elongation factor G — protein sequence MRTNANPLTAVRNLGILAHVDAGKTTVTERILYATGITHKRGEVHDGTTVTDFDPQERDRGITIFAAAVSCAWDGHRVNLIDTPGHVDFADEVERSLRVLDGAIAVFDAVAGVEPQSESVWRQADRHGVPRIAFVNKLDRAGADLDRAVGSIRERLHPAPLVVQLPIGAEDAFTGVVDLVRMRSLVWGDGSGTAVEGPVPEGQREEALRRRRALEEAVAELHPAALEEFCARSALSEPTLVAALRELTRTGEGVVVLCGSAYRNRGIEPLLDAVVAYLPSPLDVPAVRGVHEGGGQRRAADPDAPFAALAFKVNVSGTGRLTYVRVYSGTIEKGDTLWDPGTGRTERAARILRVMADRHVQLDRAVAGDIVALAGLKSARAGSTLCDPGAPLLLEPPVVAEPVVSVAVEARRGTDTGRLAAALARLVEEDPSLMVRTDAETGQTVLSGMGELHLEVAAEKIRRNGGPELAVGRPRVAHRETVADGVTGFVFRHVKQDGGAGQFAHVVLDVEPLGPGAGVTGFAFRSAVVGGRVPQEYVRAVEAGCRDALAEGPLDGHPVTGLRVTLTDGSTHVKDSSDTAFRTAGRLGLRAALRACVMALLEPVAEVTVTVPDDAVGSVLGDLAARRGRVTGSENRGGAAVLTATVPLAELFGYATRLRSRTQGRGTFTTRPAGYAPAPRPVPVR from the coding sequence GTGCGCACGAACGCCAACCCTCTCACCGCCGTCCGCAACCTCGGCATCCTCGCCCACGTGGACGCGGGCAAGACCACCGTCACCGAGCGGATCCTGTACGCGACGGGCATCACCCACAAGCGCGGCGAGGTGCACGACGGCACCACCGTCACCGACTTCGACCCCCAGGAACGCGACCGCGGCATCACCATCTTCGCCGCGGCCGTCAGTTGCGCCTGGGACGGCCACCGCGTCAACCTCATCGACACACCCGGCCACGTCGACTTCGCCGACGAAGTGGAACGCTCGCTACGGGTCCTCGACGGGGCGATCGCCGTCTTCGACGCCGTCGCCGGGGTCGAGCCGCAGAGCGAGTCCGTGTGGCGGCAGGCCGACCGGCACGGCGTACCGAGGATCGCCTTCGTGAACAAGCTGGACCGCGCGGGCGCCGACCTAGACCGGGCCGTCGGCTCGATCCGGGAGCGGCTGCATCCCGCCCCGCTCGTCGTCCAGTTGCCGATCGGGGCCGAGGACGCCTTCACCGGGGTCGTGGACCTGGTGCGCATGCGCTCCCTGGTCTGGGGCGACGGAAGCGGTACGGCGGTGGAGGGGCCGGTTCCCGAGGGGCAGCGGGAAGAGGCACTGCGGCGGCGCCGGGCACTGGAGGAGGCCGTGGCGGAACTGCATCCGGCCGCGCTGGAGGAGTTCTGCGCGCGGTCCGCGCTGTCCGAGCCGACCCTGGTGGCCGCCCTGCGCGAACTCACCCGTACCGGCGAGGGCGTGGTCGTACTCTGCGGCTCCGCCTACCGCAACCGCGGTATCGAACCGCTCCTGGACGCGGTGGTGGCCTATCTGCCGTCGCCGCTGGACGTGCCCGCCGTACGCGGCGTGCACGAGGGCGGCGGACAGCGGCGGGCCGCCGATCCCGACGCGCCGTTCGCGGCGCTCGCCTTCAAGGTGAACGTGAGCGGCACCGGGCGCCTGACCTATGTGCGCGTCTACTCGGGCACGATCGAGAAGGGAGACACCCTGTGGGACCCGGGCACCGGGCGCACCGAGCGGGCGGCGCGGATCCTGCGCGTCATGGCGGACCGGCATGTCCAGCTGGACCGGGCGGTCGCCGGGGACATCGTCGCGCTGGCGGGGCTGAAATCGGCGCGGGCCGGTTCGACCCTGTGCGATCCGGGCGCCCCGCTGCTCCTGGAGCCGCCCGTCGTCGCCGAGCCCGTGGTGTCCGTGGCCGTCGAGGCGCGGCGCGGCACGGACACCGGGCGACTGGCGGCCGCGCTGGCCCGGCTGGTGGAGGAGGATCCCTCGCTGATGGTGCGCACCGACGCCGAGACCGGGCAGACCGTGCTGTCCGGGATGGGGGAACTCCATCTGGAGGTCGCGGCGGAGAAGATCCGCCGGAACGGAGGACCGGAGCTCGCCGTGGGCCGGCCGCGGGTCGCCCACCGCGAGACGGTCGCGGACGGAGTGACCGGGTTCGTGTTCCGGCACGTCAAACAGGACGGCGGGGCGGGGCAGTTCGCCCATGTCGTGCTCGACGTGGAGCCGCTCGGCCCCGGAGCCGGCGTCACCGGCTTCGCGTTCCGGTCCGCCGTGGTCGGCGGGCGGGTGCCGCAGGAGTATGTGCGTGCGGTGGAGGCCGGGTGCCGGGACGCGCTCGCCGAGGGGCCGCTGGACGGGCACCCGGTGACCGGGTTGCGGGTCACGCTGACCGACGGCTCGACCCATGTGAAGGACTCCTCCGACACGGCGTTCCGCACGGCCGGCCGACTGGGGCTGCGCGCGGCGCTCCGCGCCTGCGTGATGGCCCTGCTGGAACCGGTGGCCGAGGTCACGGTCACCGTGCCGGACGATGCCGTCGGCTCGGTGCTCGGGGACCTGGCCGCCCGGCGCGGCAGGGTCACCGGCTCCGAGAACCGGGGCGGCGCGGCGGTGCTGACCGCCACCGTGCCGCTGGCCGAACTGTTCGGCTACGCGACCCGGTTGCGCAGCCGCACCCAGGGCCGGGGCACCTTCACGACCCGGCCCGCGGGCTACGCCCCGGCGCCGCGACCGGTGCCGGTCCGGTAG
- a CDS encoding TetR/AcrR family transcriptional regulator — protein MARPRTFDEERALDAAMRTFWEKGYEATSTQDLCDATGLGRSSIYNTFKSKHDLFQRALHRYMTTMNAVQLAVLEDIGRSGADRIRALFALVLDGDAENRPQGHSLGCLSVNTTVELAARDAVAARILESDTARRLDVLRAAVEAGRRDGSITSARDAGDLARFINATVAGLRVSAQGGADRAALESVVAIALDALTA, from the coding sequence ATGGCCCGACCGAGGACTTTCGACGAGGAGCGGGCCCTGGACGCGGCGATGCGGACGTTCTGGGAGAAGGGCTACGAGGCCACCTCCACGCAGGACCTGTGTGACGCCACCGGGCTGGGGCGCAGCAGCATCTACAACACGTTCAAGAGCAAGCACGACCTGTTCCAGCGGGCGCTGCATCGCTACATGACCACGATGAACGCCGTTCAGCTGGCCGTCCTGGAGGACATCGGCCGCAGCGGCGCCGACCGTATCCGCGCCCTGTTCGCGCTGGTGCTCGACGGTGACGCGGAGAACCGCCCGCAGGGTCACAGCCTGGGCTGTCTCAGTGTGAACACGACGGTCGAACTGGCCGCCCGTGACGCCGTCGCGGCCAGGATCCTGGAGAGCGACACGGCTCGCCGGCTCGACGTCCTGCGTGCGGCGGTCGAGGCGGGCCGCCGTGACGGCAGCATCACGTCCGCCAGGGACGCGGGCGACCTGGCCAGGTTCATCAACGCCACCGTGGCGGGCCTGCGCGTCTCCGCGCAGGGCGGCGCCGACCGCGCGGCCCTGGAGTCGGTCGTGGCGATCGCTCTGGACGCGCTGACCGCCTGA
- a CDS encoding MFS transporter, translating into MPRAVYVLALGIFAMVTSEFAVAGLMPQMADGLHATVPQIGYLITAFASAMALGGPVMTVAVMKLPPRTALLVLFAVFLAGNVLAATATGYGVMLAARVVTGVASQAFFGVGISLCARLTRPEIRGRAVAVAMNGLMLGTLLGLPLSTLIGERLGWRAAFWAVSVLALVAAGATMAGVPRLENAPSGGLRAEAGVFARPRLWLVLATSTLIIGATFAAFSYFNPILTGLTGFSAGTVPLLLIAYGAATVVGNMVVGRLADRHAVPVLVVGLLLNLLFLAGFALLADVPAAAVVCLLGIGLVGVTMNPAMATRVQRAGNAGPLVNTVHTSFITLGVIIGSSLGAVAIDAGSLRGPLWFGAALAALGLLTLLPEMRRPGRAAGRRGRTVARGGTGREARERARRG; encoded by the coding sequence GTGCCCCGTGCCGTATACGTTCTGGCGCTCGGCATCTTCGCCATGGTGACCAGTGAGTTCGCGGTCGCCGGACTGATGCCGCAGATGGCCGACGGCCTGCACGCCACCGTGCCGCAGATCGGATATCTCATCACCGCGTTCGCCTCCGCGATGGCCCTCGGCGGGCCGGTCATGACCGTGGCGGTGATGAAACTCCCGCCGCGCACGGCCCTGTTGGTACTCTTCGCGGTCTTCCTCGCGGGCAATGTCCTGGCCGCCACCGCGACCGGCTACGGTGTGATGCTGGCCGCCCGTGTCGTCACCGGCGTCGCGTCCCAGGCCTTCTTCGGCGTCGGGATCTCCCTGTGTGCCCGGCTGACCCGGCCGGAGATACGGGGACGCGCCGTCGCCGTGGCCATGAACGGACTGATGCTCGGCACACTGCTCGGCCTGCCCCTGTCCACACTGATCGGTGAACGGCTCGGCTGGCGCGCGGCGTTCTGGGCCGTCTCCGTTCTCGCCCTGGTCGCGGCTGGGGCCACCATGGCCGGTGTGCCCCGGCTGGAGAACGCCCCGAGCGGGGGTCTGCGCGCCGAGGCCGGTGTCTTCGCGCGGCCCCGGCTGTGGCTGGTGCTTGCCACCAGCACCCTGATCATCGGGGCCACCTTCGCCGCGTTCAGTTACTTCAACCCCATCCTGACCGGCCTCACCGGTTTCTCCGCCGGCACCGTGCCGCTGCTGCTCATCGCCTACGGCGCCGCCACCGTCGTCGGCAACATGGTCGTCGGCCGCCTCGCCGACCGGCACGCCGTGCCCGTGCTCGTCGTGGGCCTTCTGCTCAACCTGCTCTTCCTGGCGGGCTTCGCGCTTCTCGCCGACGTGCCCGCCGCGGCCGTGGTCTGCCTGCTCGGCATCGGCCTCGTCGGCGTCACCATGAACCCGGCGATGGCCACCCGCGTCCAGCGCGCCGGCAACGCCGGGCCGCTAGTCAACACCGTGCACACCTCCTTCATCACGCTCGGCGTCATCATCGGCTCGTCCCTCGGCGCGGTCGCCATCGATGCCGGGAGCCTGCGCGGTCCCCTCTGGTTCGGCGCCGCCCTGGCCGCCCTCGGCCTCCTCACCCTCCTGCCCGAGATGCGCCGCCCCGGCCGCGCGGCGGGGCGGCGAGGCAGGACGGTGGCCCGCGGAGGCACGGGGCGGGAGGCGCGGGAAAGGGCGAGGAGGGGCTGA
- a CDS encoding ROK family protein — MAGLGGRTVRDLRRVSRGAVLQRLYFDGPTSRHALGPATGLSSGSVSNVVAELLADGLVEEAGSVGSDAGRPRRLLRIRPDSGRLIGVDVGETRVRVELLDLALTELARTERPLGPRGYDVDAVVGHVHEGVAEVLTAARLSPGDLLGIGIGVPGIIEDTAELGAVVHGQTTGWDAVPLEHLLRTTGQLPSHIPYFIDNGAKTLGQAEMWFGAGRGARSAVVVLFGSGVGACVVTEEAAEGRAAEWGHLTVRVGGRRCRCGALGCLEAYAGAEALVARWREAGGRPSAGAGEERALTELLAAARPDDGREPDPVAAAVLAETAEYLGAGLADLINLFQPERLLIGGWAGLQLGGGFLDEVRTHALAHALRFPASRVGIALGHLGPDAVTVGAAVLPLAAFFSAGGHRPRPALDTSPTPAWRAAVERRLV, encoded by the coding sequence GTGGCAGGGCTGGGCGGCCGTACGGTGCGTGACCTGCGGCGGGTGAGCCGCGGTGCCGTTCTGCAACGGTTGTATTTCGACGGCCCGACGAGCCGGCACGCCCTCGGTCCGGCGACCGGGCTGAGTTCGGGCTCCGTGAGCAACGTCGTCGCCGAACTCCTCGCCGACGGCCTGGTGGAGGAGGCGGGCAGCGTCGGCTCCGACGCGGGCCGGCCGCGCCGGTTGCTGCGGATACGGCCGGACAGCGGGCGGCTGATCGGGGTCGACGTCGGCGAGACCCGGGTCCGCGTGGAGCTGCTGGACCTCGCCCTGACCGAACTGGCCCGCACGGAACGGCCTCTGGGGCCACGCGGGTACGACGTCGACGCCGTCGTCGGCCATGTGCACGAGGGCGTCGCCGAGGTGCTGACCGCGGCCCGCCTCTCCCCCGGCGACCTGCTCGGCATCGGCATCGGCGTGCCCGGCATCATCGAGGACACCGCCGAGCTGGGCGCCGTCGTGCACGGCCAGACGACCGGCTGGGACGCGGTCCCCTTGGAACACCTGCTCCGGACCACCGGTCAACTCCCCTCCCACATCCCGTACTTCATCGACAACGGTGCCAAGACACTGGGCCAGGCCGAGATGTGGTTCGGCGCCGGACGCGGGGCGCGGAGCGCCGTCGTGGTCCTGTTCGGCTCCGGCGTCGGCGCCTGCGTGGTCACCGAGGAGGCGGCCGAGGGGCGGGCCGCGGAGTGGGGACATCTGACGGTACGGGTCGGCGGCCGCCGGTGCCGGTGCGGCGCCCTCGGCTGCCTGGAGGCGTACGCGGGCGCGGAGGCGCTGGTGGCACGGTGGCGGGAGGCGGGCGGGCGACCGTCGGCCGGGGCCGGCGAGGAACGGGCGCTGACCGAACTCCTCGCCGCGGCCCGCCCCGACGACGGCCGGGAGCCCGACCCGGTGGCGGCGGCCGTCCTCGCCGAGACCGCCGAGTATCTGGGCGCGGGCCTGGCCGACCTGATCAACCTCTTCCAGCCGGAACGGCTCCTGATCGGCGGCTGGGCGGGGCTCCAGCTCGGCGGCGGCTTCCTGGACGAGGTTCGCACCCACGCCCTCGCGCACGCCCTCCGCTTCCCCGCGAGCCGGGTCGGCATCGCCCTCGGCCACCTCGGCCCGGACGCGGTCACCGTGGGCGCGGCGGTCCTTCCCCTGGCCGCGTTCTTCTCGGCCGGCGGCCACCGCCCGCGGCCCGCACTGGACACGTCACCGACTCCGGCTTGGCGGGCGGCGGTGGAGCGACGGTTGGTCTGA
- a CDS encoding ABC transporter substrate-binding protein: MRSIRAAAVGAVTMSLALAATACGGGSAGGGGSDDSPKTLTYWASNQGSSIAVDKKVLQPELDKFEKQTGIKVKLEVVPWSDLLNRILTATTSGQGPDVLNIGNTWSASLQATGALLPWDAKNFAEIGGKDRFVDSALGSTGAQGKDPAAVPLYSMAYALYYNKQIFADAGISKPPATWDELIADGKKIKARGKSVLGAEGSNLAENIHHVFVFAKQHGADFFTPDGKPDFTDPKVVDAVEQYVDLMAKDKVIPPGDAEYAQNQSVSDFAKGRQAMLLWQSAAANLKSQGMSEDAYGIAPVPVRSGTPGAGTQTNSMVAGIDIAVFKNSHNLDGATRFVKFMTGDAEQKILNTAYSSIPPVKTAQGDAAFGSPSNAVLKNTLATSAAALPQVATESQFETVVGTAVKDLFADAAAGRAVTTDSVKAKLVKAQQQMPAA, from the coding sequence ATGCGCAGCATCCGAGCCGCGGCCGTAGGCGCCGTCACCATGTCTCTCGCCCTCGCGGCCACGGCCTGCGGAGGCGGTTCGGCCGGCGGCGGAGGGTCCGACGACTCGCCGAAGACGCTCACCTACTGGGCCTCCAACCAGGGCTCCAGCATCGCGGTCGACAAGAAGGTCCTGCAGCCCGAACTCGACAAGTTCGAGAAGCAGACCGGCATCAAGGTGAAGCTGGAGGTCGTGCCCTGGTCCGACCTGCTCAACCGGATCCTCACCGCGACCACCTCCGGCCAGGGCCCCGACGTGCTGAACATCGGCAACACCTGGAGCGCCTCCCTGCAGGCCACCGGCGCGCTGCTGCCGTGGGACGCGAAGAACTTCGCCGAGATCGGCGGCAAGGACCGGTTCGTCGATTCGGCGCTCGGCTCGACGGGCGCCCAGGGCAAGGACCCGGCCGCGGTCCCGCTCTACTCGATGGCGTACGCGCTCTACTACAACAAGCAGATCTTCGCCGACGCCGGGATCTCCAAGCCCCCGGCCACCTGGGACGAGCTGATCGCCGACGGCAAGAAGATCAAGGCGAGGGGCAAGTCGGTGCTCGGCGCCGAGGGCTCCAACCTGGCGGAGAACATCCACCACGTCTTCGTCTTCGCCAAGCAGCACGGCGCCGACTTCTTCACCCCCGACGGCAAGCCGGACTTCACCGACCCCAAGGTGGTCGACGCGGTCGAGCAGTACGTCGACCTGATGGCCAAGGACAAGGTCATCCCGCCCGGTGACGCCGAGTACGCGCAGAACCAGTCCGTCAGCGACTTCGCCAAGGGCAGGCAGGCCATGCTGCTGTGGCAGTCCGCCGCCGCCAACCTCAAGTCCCAGGGCATGAGCGAGGACGCCTACGGCATCGCACCCGTGCCCGTGCGGTCCGGCACCCCCGGCGCCGGCACCCAGACCAACTCGATGGTCGCCGGCATCGACATCGCCGTCTTCAAGAACAGTCACAACCTGGACGGCGCCACCCGGTTCGTGAAGTTCATGACCGGCGACGCCGAGCAGAAGATCCTCAACACGGCCTACAGCTCCATCCCGCCGGTCAAGACCGCCCAGGGCGACGCGGCGTTCGGCAGCCCGTCCAACGCGGTGCTGAAGAACACCCTCGCCACCAGCGCCGCCGCGCTGCCGCAGGTGGCGACCGAGTCGCAGTTCGAGACGGTGGTCGGCACGGCCGTCAAGGATCTGTTCGCCGACGCCGCCGCCGGACGCGCGGTGACCACCGACTCCGTCAAGGCGAAGCTGGTGAAGGCCCAGCAGCAGATGCCGGCGGCCTGA